tagatcgaacaagcaaataaagaaggagatgtcataaggggtagcaactggtgtgacttttaaaaaactatataattagaaacacgggaatgataaggtttggtctttcaaactcttaagacaatgagatagctatttaataaattttaagtaaaatcatactaaaaatatatgattttgtttaggtgctagccgcgcaattgcgcgggccacacAGCTAGTTTAGTTTATTAAAGGCACTAAACCAATatcatatatagatttatcaTCTTAGGGTAAACTGCATTTTGAATCACCTTTTATTACCTAAGTTTTATTTTGGATTACCCTCTATCCAATCTTTTCACATTAGGCTTGGTTATTTTACCTTTGTTGTGCTTTAgaccaccatttttttttgaatggttattttttttttacggtaGACCACCCTAACACTTTTGTATAGCAACATCAAACCTCTCATTTAATAAAGATGTGAATTGCACGTAAATAGGGAATATTGTTGCCATGAGAGTGTGTTTGATTCTGTTGTTGTGCTCGCGAAGAGAGTTTGCACAGTCCAAAATgaaaaatggtaaaaaaaataaaactagttCAAAGTGAGAAGATTAGATAGAGGGTGATCCAAATTAAATGAAACTTAGGTAAACAAAAGTGGCTTAAAGTACAATTCACTCTTTATCTTATGagtattataataaaaataaaaacgtattaatttattatatatatattataatagaaaaatatatttaaacacATATTTCGAAGATCGTGTTACTATTTAAAGCGTCAAGAAGAATTATGGAACCTGGTTACTAGTACAAGTGGCCGGTCTTGTCTCATGAGATGGAGAAATATGGAGTGTTATGGTGTCTGTGGTTGTGGATATGTTATATATACTCCTAACGTACAGCTGCATTTCCGTCAACTATTGAGCGACACATGTATTAATTTATGGTGGAAGGCCCGTCCCTAATTAAGGTCCCTAATCTGGCCTCTAGCATTATCAGATTATCCATGCTCGCTACATCTCCTGGATATGGGTGGGGGTTGGGGTTTTCATTTCTTTCATCCACAAAGGGccctagctgctgctgctgcatgccgCCTTTGCCGCTATGATGCATCCTGCCGTCCAGTTTACATGCGTGTTGAGCGTACATTACCACGAATGTTCGTTTCCCTTCCCCCTAAAAAGCaatgcatttttttcttcttataaaaTGCTACGGTTGCTACGCATTTTCAGGCATACCATTAATTAAAAGGATAAAGAAATCGTTATATCTATCATTATTATATTATGTAAAGAGAAAGCTACTGAAAAAAAACGGTATTACCCCGTCCAAGAATGTAAGAATTTTTAAAGTTCGAAACGGTCATTAAGAAAGTAGTTAGAGTTAAATGATAAAAGATTATGATTGATTAAGAAGTGGATGTAGGTGAAAAATTGAATGGTGAAGTGTTATAATTggttgagaaaaaaatgttgacggagaagttattatattttggaacaaattatGTTGTTATATTCGAAGACAAAGAGAGGAGTTGCTAAGAGTCTGACATGGGAAGGGTCTATTTAGCACAACTCCAGCTCTAGCTCCCACCTTTTCTAAGCGAAACTGGGTAGAGTGTTATCATAAAATAAGCTAGAGAGATAGAGTAGAGTATAGACCTGCTCCACAATTTCACTCCAAAACCCAACTCTCCTGAAAcaaaatttaggagttggagctcttaAAAAACAGGCCCGAATGTCACGGGTTTCCCGTCTTTCGTCAACGAGCCCAGCGTTGTCCCGTGATCACACGAACGCGAAAAGGGCCAAGTCCTGCCAGCTACGGCCCACGTCTAGATTGATCCAAAGCAATAGAGCCCACGCCATTTGGCGAGAACGCCGAAAAGCTCGAGGCCCACAAGTCAGTCGAGTCCAAATTTtcgcacctccaccgccgccttcctcgaTCTGGAGAAGctttccccttctcctccgccATCTCCATGGGAGCGCGCGAACGGGGGCGGGGTTAGGTTTCCGGCGGCCGATCGAGCGGGCTCTCCGTATAGGaccgcgcggcggtggcgatcGGCGAAGTGCCGTCGCCATGTGCGTTCGATTTTGAGCTCTCTGCTTCTGTTTGATTCTCTTTCGCCATTTTTCGGGTGCGAGTTGGTCTCGATCGATCTCGACGCGTGGTGTCCCCTGCTGCCGGCGATAGGGTTTTGATGTGTGGGTCCTGCAGTTTCTGAGGCCGtctccggcggccgccgccgccatgatccGGTCCAATCTTCCGCGGCACGACTGCGAGGAGAGGACgcctttattttttattttttattttttaggtgGAGATCATTTGCCACTATCCATAGTTCACGTCTgcattctttttattttttgttgctgATTCCCGTAGTTTTTGCGATGTTTTGGGCTAATGATTCAATTCTACGTGTGATCCATGGTGTGCTGCTTTCCGATCATCGCAATGGGCGCCAGATCAATCGGATACCCTGTTGTGTTTTGTTGTCTAGGGCTAATGAATAGGATCGGCGAAATGTTAGAAACCAAAGAGGCAGTGCTTCTCGACGTGGGCGAGCACGATATTGCATTTTCTCAAACTACACACTTCTTTCACGAAATCATTTCAAGCTGTACAATGTATAACCTGTATGGTCGATGGAGATCATTAATCAGTACAATATAATAATCATCGAAGCACTAAACACATCCTAAACTGCTCAACACGCGTGGCAGCGTCCCAAGGTGTTCGACACTgtaccatccatccatccatccatggcgaTGTCTTCTTCTACCTCGCCATCCTGCCGCTGTCGCCTCGCCGGTACGGCCGCCGGGGGCTCTTGAGCAGCGACTTCTCCTCGATGGGGAACCTGTACGGCGACACCTGGAACCGCCTCgtctcgctccgccgccgccgctcctgtgAGTGCGCCACCCACGCGGCCACGGCGGCCGCCACGGCGACGGACACGGCGAGCAGCGCCTGGTACACCCTGCCGCTGTGCCGCCGCAGCCCCGGGCAgtgcgccgccgtcaccgcctgGAACGCGCGCCGCACGTACGAGCAgtcggcgaggtcggcgaggacggggCCGTACTGGGTCAGCCCGGCgctggcgttggcggcggcgaccatctgGTCGTACATCGTCGGCgtgaggcggccggtggtggcgcacacctccgacgacggcgccgcccccgTGGCGCGGCACACGTAGCCCCGCCACgcccgcggcgcgtcggcggcggcgacctcgccggcggcgcaggcgcggtCGGAGAGGTCGCCGTTGTAGGGGTTGCAGAGGAGCGGCACGGGGGTCCCGGACTGGCGGTagctggccggcggcgacggcggcgacgacgcggggaCGTTGGCgttggcgacggtggcgaggagGTTGTTGAGCACGGAGACGATCTGGTAGTTGACCTCCTTGCTCCGGCGGAGCGCGTCCGAcgtcgcggcggcgtcgacgcagGGGAGGATGTCGTCGAGCGCCGTGTGGCCCTGCGGGTGGAGCACCCACTCGTCCATGGCCACGCACGTGTCGCCCACCGCGCTGCGAGCACGACGAAGCAGAGCAGAGCTCGTGTTAGTGTCTTAATGATTCAGATTTAACTGATATCTGCTATCTTAAAATATAGTCGTTCTCCTCTCATCCCACCGTCCTAACGTGTTCAGTGCGTACGTGAAAAGTAATACTCCCCCTACGTTTcagaatataaatattttaaaagttagaCGTAGTTATTAAGAAAGTTGATAGAACTAAATGGAGAAGTGTTGTGATTGGAGAAGAAATGAAGGTATGTGGGAAAATTGAACGGTGGAgtattgtgattggttgagaagagaatgttaatgaagaagttgttatattttgaaacgaattctaaaaactaaaagttactatattttagaaccGAAAGAGTATCATTTATCTCTAATTATATAGACCTAGCCTATTAACACACCGACATACCGACTCCTAATCTACCCCTAATTATATGGGGTTGACCCATTATAACATACAAGCATGTAACTAGTCAATGTAAAGACTGAGATGCAAAGTGTTCCAGTACGTCTGGTTcatacaaaaaaattttaacttttcAGAAGCAGAATATTCCACTTCagtaaatttgtttttttttgccgaCTAAATTTACTCAATCCATTTTAGAATATCAAAATCTCACctttttttcaaattatattTAATCAAGCAATATATTTAACAAGACAGTAACAAGGGAGAACAACTTACTTGTGCAAGAGAAGAAAAGTGCCGGACAGTATGAATGTTGCAGTAACTAGAATCCATCCAAAAATCACCAAGCTGCAGAAGAACTGAAGGTTACAAActtgcagtaaaaaaaaattttgtacTATATACAAGTCTATGTACGTTCTGTGATGTTGTACTTACGTGTATACTAGTGATTTCAGCCCGCACAGGGAGAACACTGCACCAAAATCGAACAAGAATTTGTCAATTATTTACTCGAATACAGAAACAAACGAATTTGACAAAATTCACCAAAACCAGCAAAGAAATCTTTATGCTCACCAAGCCCAAGAAACGCCAAGGCCAGCATCACGGCGGCAACAACGATGAGGATTGTCCTTCTGCGATCACGAGAAGAAGGCAAACAGAATGTCAAACGAGATCTTCTTGATGATGGAAGTGACGAGGTCATGGCGTCCACCAAGAAAATCTCACACATACATGGTCTCCAGCGCGGTGCGGATCTTGCGGGAGTTAGTGGTGGTGCgcgcggcgaggtcgtcggcggAGGCGTCCACCCGGCGCACGACGTCGTCGACCTTCCCCTGGAGGTCGGCGGGGAGGGTGGCCTTCTCCACGgcggccgccttcgccgcctcgATGAAACCGCTGAAGCCGCGCAGGCTCGCCACCGCGCCGTCCGACTGGTTGACGACGAACCGCAGCGTCGCCGTCGTGCTCCCGTGGAACTTCCCCTGCCCGTCGTACAGCACGATGCACCCGATTCTGCACccacagcgacggcggcggcgtccaaaattagaaattacTCCGTCCGTTTCGTATTATAGgtcgttttgattttatttatcaaacttatttaaatttaactaaatttataaaaagatATAGTAGCATTTCcacaaacaaatatattatcaaaatatatttagatttgactaaatttataaagaGATATAGTATCATTTCTAatgcaaaacaaatatatttaatgctagTTTTAATGAAGCAGATGTTGCTAAACTTTTtgtataaatttgatcaaacttatactagaaaaaaaatctgaacagTTTTGTACTTTGTAATATGAAATGGCTTGGAGAGGAGAAATGGTTTTacatggcgacggcggtgaagacgaggaggagcgcGAGGGAGACGGCGAAGATGGCGCGGGAGTAGGAGTAACCGCcgttgccgttgccgccgccggcgccagagcagcagcagcggcagcagcaggcgACGAACGCGGCGAGCGCGAGGGAGGCGAACCAGACGGCCGCGACAACGAACACCGGCGCCGCGCTGAACCCGACCGactgcgcgcgcgcggcgacaaGCATAGCAAAACTCGACGGCGTCAGCATCAAGAACCAGGCAGGAAGAACAGTAGAACACCAAGGTGATCGCATTGCGAGCTGAAATTTATCACGGAAATGAGGAGCTCACGGCGAGGTAGTGCTTGTCGCTGATGTTCCAGCCGCCGGTGTAGTACCTCAGCCCGCGGAGTGGATCCTTCCGCCgcgtctgcgccgccgccagcacgAACGCCGACGACGAGTTCGTCCGCGACACCGCCGCTGCAAACACGGCACGccaccatcgatcgatcgatcaatctccACGCCTTCCATTTCATCAAAGAAACAAAACTACTCAAGAACCCTCTCACCTGCAGCGCTGGCAAAGAACGACGACGCGAAGACGAACAGCAGGAggagagctcgccggcgaggcgacgacgacgacgacgacaccatGGCTGCTCCGGCCTACGGAGCTCGAGCTCAAGCTCCCGAGCAAATGCTTTGTTTGATCAGGGATGCGGGGTGACGTGAGTAGAACAGGTCGCGGACTCGTGGAATTGTAATGTTTTGGTTGTCGCGTGCATAGATATGGTCAATTGGTCATATGCTCGTGAGATTTAAGCCCAAGGACTTGCCAGGTCTTCGTCTACTACTGccattatttttttactaaaagCAAGagaataaaattataaaaatggtTTAGTCGTGAGCAGCCGCGTCCCGCGTTAAGCGGTGCTCTTTTGGAGTAGACAAATGCATGCCAGTTTGCTGGTTCGTACTGCTAGATGCTAGTACACGTTTTAGTTGTTTTTTGTACTATTATATTAGATGTGATCTGACCATGCAAAAATTGAGTATCTGGGCCATTATGAAATTGGCTTGGACTAAGCCGTCGTTCGTTGTCATGATCGGACGGTCCAGACAGCCCTCGTACACTTCAAAGATTTTCTTTCAGCTAAGAGCATCTGGAGCAGGTGCTTCAGAGCTAGGGAATTGTTGTATAGTTTACTTGGCAGGTCAGCATCTTAAAAATTCTATACTCTAAACTCAACTCCTCTTGAGCCATCAGTACATTCAGCAAGTAGGAGAAAGGGACTTGATTGTTTAATGGATGATTACTTGTTGTTCTGTTGCTACAACATCACAAACCAAAAACCAAAGGTATGAAACTATGAACTGCACCATCCAATGATATCGTTGAGCGGTGAATACTCATTCAAAGCATGCAACATCAAATACATCATCATCTGGCAGCAACTCAAACAACTTGTACTGCCGGTACACCATCTCTCACGTTACAGTTACAATTACAGGTTTTGACTTCGCATAGTTGCATGGTAAGCCTCTAATCATGCAGGATTTGAAGGGACCTTCACCAATCAGGTTAGACCGGGTACAACCTTTAGCACATGCTTTGACGTGTTGCACCTTTGACTCATGGTTAGATGCCATTCACATAGGATGTAATGCTACAACATCAGAATTTGAGACACCCAAGGCCATGGATATGGACAAAAAATTACATCGCTACATTTTTACAGCAAGAGGCCAATAGTTACAGTGGGCCCTCAATGTCTAACCTAGAGTTTGTGTACATTCCAACTCCCAACTCCCAATACCAACAAGAGGCAAAATAGTTGGAATTGGGGATCCCAGGTATACCATAGCCAGAGCCTAAAATGAAAAATTCTACAGGTGCTCTTCCCCCCTCCTACAGGTCAGCATTACAGCATCTAAGTTAGAATATAGCAAGATCTAAATGCCATATCTGGTTAGTGTGCACTAGTCCTCGATCGCGTATTCCGCATCATCTAGCACATCCGCGCTTTCCTCAAGAAGATAATCACACAACTCCAAGAGCTCATCAGCAAGCGGAGGGATGTGGGGATGGCGGTTAAGATTGTATGTATGTGCATTCAGTGCTATCTGAGCCACATCATGCCTAAAATCCTCCCTATTTTTATACTCCATCTTTCGCACCTTGTCCCTTATAGTACCAAGATCCATTGGACGCTCAATTATGTCAAAGTAATCAGGAGCCTCTTTCTTCGTCACCGGTTTACGGAAAAGGAATGAACAGCTCATTGTCCGCAAGTGGTCAACTATTTTTTCCAATATGTTGGAGAGCTCAACCTGCATCAGTAtgcaaacaaataaattaagttTAAATTCATAGTCttgcaaaaaaaacaacaatGGATTATCTGCATTATCCGACCTATATCTCACAAATGGGTATCACATCCCTTGTAGCAAAATGCGGGTGTCTATATGTTAAAAAACTAAAGATGAACGTGCCAAAAGAGAATTAATAAAGATGATGATGTTGACGGGGATGATCAAACTGAATATTGATCAAAACAAACTATTTTGTTGAGAACGCACAACACAATGGGACAGTTTAGTTGAGAAAAACTAGTCCCAACTCTCTAAAGGTGAATAACAAAACCAAGCACGACGCTGGTTGAAAGGCTATCATACAATTATTTTGCCCTTTCTCAATTTCTACAAACAATAAGTTGCAGAAACAGGTATCTCTGGTGGCGGAATTACAAAAAGGTCTAACATACCAACATTGCTAAAACAATGCATAATCCTATTAAAACAGGGTTGAGAACAAGTACCTCTCCTCCTCTGTGCCGCTTAGCTGGTGGTGTGTATTCTGTCATATCAGCTGGGGTACGTCTCTTTGCCGCTCGACCTCTTTCAGGTACCCTTCTGTCATTTTTGTATGGCCTAGGATCAAGTAGGTCATCATCTCGAAAttcatgttttttctttttcttgtttttcttctttgcctTCTGGAGCTCATCCTCTCTCCTTGCATCATATATCCTAGCTTCAATTAGTCTCTGTTCTTGTCTCTCTCGTTGCTCCTCAAAAGCTCTCCAGGATTCACTACTTTCCATTATTCCTTTGCTTCTTTTTCCCACCAGACCCCACCCCCTATCATGTGAGGAATTGATCTGAATAGGTTGTCCAGAAAAACCATTATCATCCTCTCTGTCTCTCTTCTCAAAGCTTGACAATTCAACAATTTTCCTTGTCTTTCTGGGCTCCTGACCACTCCTAAGTTCAGTAGGTCTTTGCTGATCTCCAAGCACCTTGGGCTGCTTGATAATAATTTTCTTACGAGGTAGATCCTTCTCCACTTCAGCAGGAGGCCTTATTACAACAGATGGCTTAGGAGTATCAGGAGGATAAtcatcatattttatcttgttagatattttaatcttattaacCTTTCCAGTTGATTTCGAATCTGTAGCATCCATCATACGTTTATCAGAAACCAAAGAAGCTGAGATTGACATGTTCCTATCCAATGACTTCTCAGGTGCTccacatttgaattttacaGGGACAGGTTTAGCCTTTTCAATACTTTCAGGTCCTTCAGTTTCAAAAGCTTCAGACGAAACTTTTGCTACCAACCTCTTGTTTGATGTTTTTATTTGAGCATTACTCACAATATCAGGAGGATGAGACCTGATGGAATTGACATCCATTTCGGATGTTTCAGGGTCCTCCCCGTACTTGGGGCACAGTTTGTTGGTCCGCATGTGCCCGagctataaaaaaaaagtggcaTACAAAGTCAGGAAACATAACCATGTACTTGTAACAATTTATGCAAGAACACATTCTACTATCTGTACCTGACCACAAGCTCCACATACAAGAGTGTCTCCCCTTGCACCCTGTCTCTTTTCCTTAAAATAAGATGCCAAATAAGAATCACAGTAGCAAGATAGAATCAGCATTATATTAAAGCTACTCCTATTAAAAGAAGTTGAGAAATTCAACATATGAACCATAAATTCCTCAACAGCAGCGTTAACATTTAATAATCCTTTGCAGGCATGGTAGCAAAAAATAAACTGTGCAACAACATAATCTTTCACAAGAGTACAAATTTGGACTTTGGTCATTCTATTTAACTTACTGTGTCAACTTTTTATACATTTGTATACAAACTAAGTTATACACTTCTAGATCATACGACAGCTTGGGTCAGCATGCCACATGTACAAAACCTCTGAGAGGGTTTCGAATTCAGGGTGTTAGTAGGCAAGACCACCCTATCCCCTTTTTTATTTGTAAGTAATATTTATTTCACCCAACCTTAAAATAGTTACAGTATATCGCAAAATTCaagtaaacaaaaaaaaaggtgtaaTACAGCTTCCGGTAAACCCCCAGTATTCAATACGAAGATAAAATTCAGTAACCTCCAATAGTTAAAGAAAGCTATTATAGAAATCACAGTTATCTGGCTTACCTTGAACCCATCCTTTCCTgggatatttttcctttttactaGAATAATATCATCATTTGCATCAAATCCTGTCTTTGTTCTTAGTTTTGAGGGTAAACTTCCTTCAGCAAAATTTTCAACCTGCACGCAATGGCATGGCTCACTCTGTTATTTTAGAGATTGTTTCTTCTAGTACGGAAAAACAATGAGTAGGTTTAGAGTTTAGGACAGAATTTCTTGTACCTCCTTGGCTTCTCTTGGTATGCTCTCTTTTGGGGTTAATGCACCGGCATATACAGACGATTTAATCATTTGGCCAGCCTTACCCTGCTTCATTTTATTGCCCTGATTATACATAGGAGTGCTATAATTTGTAGTTTCCACAGGCTGCTTCTTCCTCTTCATATCACTATCACTCTCTGCAACACAGTAGGCAATCAATTATAAATACtagttaccaaatttggtatcTGAAAAGCAACATATATGACTAAATTGGTAGTTAATCACCTTCAAGCAGTTTTTCTACTAGAGCAGCCTCTGCTACATCATCTTGAATTTCCTCATTAATTTGGGATTGAGTATGACACCTTCTCATTTTAAGCCCTCTCATTCCATCCATTTTATCGCTTCTTATGTCTGTATTACCAACATCTTCATCATCAAATTCTTCTGCGTCTAGCAAATTTTCAAGATCCCCAGCAAATGAGTCAAGATCACTGTTAGCTTCTGTGTCACTGCCATTTTCATTGCCGTCCATAGCTGAAAGTGACTGAATTTGTCTGTCCCAAATTTCCTGACATTTCTCTTTAGTTTGCTGCTGAAGCTGCAGAAAAGACATCCTTTGTCCCCGTGCAAACTTACTAACTGGAATTTCATCCATTGTAACACCCGATGCAGCTTGTTCACTTGAAAGCTTCCTCACCATCGCGATCCGATGCCACCTTGTTAACTTGTCAATTTGCTCTTCTGGAACGCCAAATTTGAGTAGCAACTATTTACAACAATATCAGTGTCAAATCTCAGTGAATAAAGTGTAAAAGAACATAAAAACAGCATGGCTGAAATGCAAGCATGGGGTATATTCTTCCatgccaacaaaaaaaaaatacaggtaTCTAAATTATGACCGAGTGTGTCAATGGCATGTGCAGACTCGCAGTAGGTCCCACTTGTAATTCTCGCGGCAGTTGGTATTTTGACAAAATGTGTTTGTTTTACATGGTATGAAGGCAATTAATATTTTGTTATTACAGGGATCCATGTGATTCTTCATCATACCCCAGTTAATAAAATAAACATCTGAGATAATTATATGTTCACACTAAAGCATGTTCCATGATGATACTAAGGCATCTCAGTGCCTGGAACCCCAGGAAATGTATTTTTGTGCATCATACTGCTAAGATTGTGAGGGCTGATGGTACCTCTCGAGCTGCATCCATGCTCAACCTGCGGAGATCAGCATCTGTTCCAGTCACAGTGGTGCCTTTTGCAGCAGCTGACTTCTTCTTATGTGTTGAATTGGATACAGGTGCTTTTGGAGTTACTCGTACATAGCTAAATCCTAGCCCACGGCCAGATGGATCACCAACACCAGTAATTTCTAATCTCTCTATATTTTCCTTGTCCTGCATACACCCGATGGCATTAGATTTGAGCAAGTCAAGGAAAAACATAATCAACACACAAGGAACCATATGCCTGTGCATTTAAGTTCTATATACAAAAGAGATGATACAAATGCACGTGTTCAACATACATTACCCACCTAGCCAGAGTTGCAACTGGGTATCCTCTATCAAAACAATAGGCTATCCAATAACATGGGCACAGgcaataaatttaaatttggccAGGAAGGGTATCACCTGATTTATCTGTTTTCTCAACCCTCTCCTCCCACTTTCCCTACTGGACCTATCTCccatcatccccttcctccctctctgtTCTTTGTGCTCCTTACTCCAAGGGTCTCTCTACTCCCTCGGTGAATCTAAATCTTTGTACCCTCCCTTGATTTCTCTCCGCTCACTCATTTTT
The Oryza sativa Japonica Group chromosome 6, ASM3414082v1 DNA segment above includes these coding regions:
- the LOC4341654 gene encoding uncharacterized protein, which gives rise to MVSSSSSSPRRRALLLLFVFASSFFASAAAAVSRTNSSSAFVLAAAQTRRKDPLRGLRYYTGGWNISDKHYLASVGFSAAPVFVVAAVWFASLALAAFVACCCRCCCSGAGGGNGNGGYSYSRAIFAVSLALLLVFTAVAIIGCIVLYDGQGKFHGSTTATLRFVVNQSDGAVASLRGFSGFIEAAKAAAVEKATLPADLQGKVDDVVRRVDASADDLAARTTTNSRKIRTALETIRTILIVVAAVMLALAFLGLVFSLCGLKSLVYTLVIFGWILVTATFILSGTFLLLHNAVGDTCVAMDEWVLHPQGHTALDDILPCVDAAATSDALRRSKEVNYQIVSVLNNLLATVANANVPASSPPSPPASYRQSGTPVPLLCNPYNGDLSDRACAAGEVAAADAPRAWRGYVCRATGAAPSSEVCATTGRLTPTMYDQMVAAANASAGLTQYGPVLADLADCSYVRRAFQAVTAAHCPGLRRHSGRVYQALLAVSVAVAAAVAAWVAHSQERRRRSETRRFQVSPYRFPIEEKSLLKSPRRPYRRGDSGRMAR